From a single Fusobacterium ulcerans ATCC 49185 genomic region:
- a CDS encoding 3-keto-5-aminohexanoate cleavage protein, translating to MSDLKNKRVITAAITGSWPTREQNPNLSITPEEIAKDVYECWKAGAAIAHIHVRNDDGTPSTDFEKYKETIERIRAYKDCDICLNITSSGSVGFGDEERIYPLQKLLPEMASYDAGTLNWQHRTIFENHPRFLEKLGNALIESNIKPEIEIFDAGMIYNAIYYMKKGVLKAPCHFQIVLGCPGGMTSTVENLVFLKSLIPAGSTWAACGIGSGHMPIMMAAIAMGAHIRIGMEDNVMWQKGVPAESNAQFVKRAKELLEINGLEAATPDEARQIYGLTRKVF from the coding sequence ATGTCAGATTTAAAAAATAAAAGAGTAATAACAGCAGCAATAACAGGATCATGGCCTACAAGGGAACAGAATCCTAATTTATCTATAACACCTGAAGAGATAGCAAAAGATGTATATGAATGCTGGAAAGCTGGAGCTGCAATAGCTCATATCCACGTAAGAAATGATGATGGAACTCCATCAACTGACTTTGAAAAATATAAAGAAACAATTGAAAGAATAAGAGCCTATAAGGACTGTGATATCTGTCTTAATATAACAAGTTCAGGAAGTGTAGGATTCGGAGATGAGGAAAGAATATATCCTCTTCAAAAATTACTTCCAGAGATGGCCTCATATGATGCTGGAACTCTTAACTGGCAGCATCGTACAATTTTTGAAAATCATCCTCGTTTTTTAGAGAAATTAGGAAATGCTTTAATAGAAAGCAATATAAAACCAGAGATAGAAATTTTTGATGCAGGTATGATATATAATGCAATCTACTATATGAAAAAAGGAGTCTTAAAAGCTCCCTGTCATTTCCAGATAGTTTTAGGATGTCCTGGTGGAATGACAAGTACAGTTGAAAATCTTGTATTTCTTAAAAGTTTAATACCAGCAGGTTCAACATGGGCAGCTTGTGGAATAGGGTCAGGTCATATGCCTATCATGATGGCTGCAATAGCAATGGGGGCACATATCCGTATAGGTATGGAAGACAATGTAATGTGGCAGAAGGGAGTTCCTGCTGAATCAAATGCTCAGTTTGTAAAAAGAGCAAAAGAACTGTTAGAAATAAATGGATTGGAAGCAGCTACTCCTGATGAAGCTCGTCAGATATATGGGCTTACTAGAAAAGTTTTTTAA
- a CDS encoding MaoC family dehydratase: protein MEFESLKIGMKESITKTITETDIILYSGISLDCNPVHLNKIYAETSRFKKRIAHGMLTAGLISAVLGTKLPGEGTIYLEQNLKFKQPVYLEDTITATCEIIDIIEEQRKIILSTTCINQDGKIILTGEAKVMK, encoded by the coding sequence ATGGAATTTGAAAGTTTAAAAATTGGAATGAAGGAAAGTATCACTAAAACAATTACAGAAACAGATATCATTTTGTATTCTGGTATTAGTCTGGATTGCAACCCTGTGCATCTGAATAAAATATATGCTGAAACTTCAAGATTTAAAAAGAGAATAGCTCATGGAATGCTTACAGCAGGATTGATATCCGCTGTATTGGGAACAAAACTTCCTGGAGAGGGAACAATTTATCTGGAACAGAATCTGAAATTTAAACAGCCAGTCTATTTAGAGGATACAATTACTGCCACTTGTGAAATTATAGATATTATAGAAGAACAAAGAAAAATAATTCTTTCAACAACTTGTATTAATCAAGATGGAAAAATTATTTTAACAGGTGAAGCAAAAGTCATGAAATAA
- a CDS encoding DUF1801 domain-containing protein translates to MNKDIQNYIMKYSNEIQKLFYELRILILQSASYDIEEKLWAGIPSYYIGKRFIRLIPFKDHINIEAAAIIENKNKLQEFKVTPKGMLQIYCNQAIPASVLKIIFKNTLSEILDK, encoded by the coding sequence ATGAATAAAGATATTCAAAATTATATTATGAAATATAGTAATGAGATACAAAAACTTTTTTATGAATTAAGGATACTTATTCTTCAAAGTGCTTCATATGATATTGAAGAGAAATTATGGGCAGGAATTCCCAGTTATTATATTGGAAAGAGGTTTATTCGTCTTATTCCATTTAAAGATCATATAAATATTGAAGCAGCAGCTATTATAGAAAATAAAAATAAATTGCAAGAATTTAAAGTCACTCCTAAAGGTATGCTGCAAATTTATTGTAATCAGGCTATACCAGCAAGTGTCTTAAAAATAATATTCAAAAATACACTTTCTGAAATACTAGATAAATAA
- a CDS encoding nuclear transport factor 2 family protein, whose amino-acid sequence MKNIIVEFWNEMDKQNWNELSKYFSIGAEINWHDTNESFTPDEFVKINEFYPGNWKIKIERIEEINNLVISVVKVSLEKEKISFHATSFFDFENGKIKKLDEYWGEDGEIPQWRKEMKIGRKIKV is encoded by the coding sequence ATGAAAAATATAATTGTTGAATTTTGGAATGAGATGGATAAACAAAATTGGAATGAATTAAGTAAATATTTTTCAATAGGAGCAGAAATAAACTGGCATGATACAAATGAATCATTTACACCAGATGAATTTGTAAAAATAAATGAATTTTATCCAGGAAACTGGAAAATAAAAATAGAGAGAATAGAAGAAATAAATAATTTGGTTATATCAGTTGTAAAGGTATCTCTAGAAAAAGAAAAAATTTCATTTCATGCAACTTCATTTTTTGATTTTGAAAATGGAAAAATAAAGAAACTAGATGAATATTGGGGAGAAGATGGAGAAATTCCTCAATGGAGAAAAGAAATGAAAATAGGAAGAAAAATAAAAGTATAG
- a CDS encoding heavy metal-binding domain-containing protein, whose amino-acid sequence MLITTTENLIGYDIEEYLGYISETVTFGVDGFRNVLLIPNFDVGGESSVYCETLMRAEKLLNKRLEKKAKSLGADAIIGFRISYSEISGGYVRMLLLSGTGTAVIANMKEGLREKAEERRIKIEEIKKKEEEYKRIQEEILINNILSGKTFHELTVEYFNEKSADKKIEMIRALNTKEEVIAKKEEYKNKDTLMLMILKDAKDIFAEIELYNRSNKSLYK is encoded by the coding sequence TTGCTTATAACAACAACAGAAAACTTAATAGGCTATGACATAGAAGAATATCTAGGATATATTTCTGAAACTGTAACTTTTGGAGTAGATGGTTTTAGAAATGTACTTTTAATACCAAATTTTGATGTTGGAGGAGAATCATCTGTATATTGTGAAACTCTGATGAGAGCAGAAAAGTTATTAAATAAAAGATTAGAAAAAAAAGCAAAATCCTTAGGTGCTGATGCAATAATAGGATTTAGGATTAGTTATTCAGAAATCTCAGGAGGATATGTAAGAATGCTTCTTCTTTCTGGAACTGGAACAGCTGTTATAGCCAATATGAAAGAGGGGCTTAGAGAAAAAGCAGAAGAAAGAAGAATAAAAATAGAAGAAATAAAAAAGAAAGAAGAAGAATATAAAAGGATTCAGGAAGAAATTTTAATTAATAATATTCTATCTGGAAAAACTTTTCATGAATTAACTGTTGAATACTTCAATGAAAAATCAGCAGATAAAAAAATTGAAATGATAAGGGCATTAAATACAAAAGAAGAAGTTATTGCAAAAAAAGAAGAGTATAAAAATAAAGATACTCTTATGTTGATGATATTAAAAGATGCTAAGGATATTTTTGCAGAAATAGAATTATATAATAGATCTAATAAATCTCTCTATAAATAA
- a CDS encoding YaiI/YqxD family protein, with the protein MKILIDADACPVVELTIETGKKFGVKTIIFCDEAHKIDKSGAETVYVSQGNDSVDFVLLRNTEANDIVVTQDFGLASMVLAKKAAALNQNGLIYNQFNIDQLLFTRHISKKIRNNGGRTKGPKKREKSDDENFEKNLITLLKKSEGIR; encoded by the coding sequence ATGAAGATTTTAATAGATGCAGATGCCTGCCCTGTAGTAGAATTAACTATAGAAACAGGTAAAAAATTTGGTGTAAAAACCATTATATTTTGTGATGAAGCTCATAAAATAGATAAATCTGGAGCTGAAACTGTCTATGTTTCTCAAGGAAATGATTCAGTGGATTTTGTTCTTTTAAGAAATACAGAAGCAAATGACATAGTTGTCACTCAGGATTTTGGGTTAGCTTCAATGGTACTTGCTAAAAAAGCTGCTGCCCTCAATCAAAATGGATTAATCTACAATCAATTTAATATTGATCAACTGCTGTTTACCAGACACATATCAAAGAAAATAAGGAATAATGGGGGAAGGACAAAAGGTCCTAAAAAAAGAGAAAAAAGTGATGATGAGAATTTTGAAAAAAATCTTATAACTCTTTTAAAAAAATCGGAGGGGATTAGATGA
- a CDS encoding MATE family efflux transporter, protein MTHQEKEFRDGNILSLLIRFSIPATFAILIGIIYNVTDRYYIGQAVGRNGISALAVTFPILLVLSATGVLFSIGGCALAGIKMGEEKIEDARKVLGTCFFALITIGAVYTIFGMLFLEEIVSFMGATENSFAYAVEYNKYLFPVTIFQLIYITYCSFVRLEGRPMESMIINLASAIVNIVLDYILIMRYGMGMKGAAIATAIANVVPGIILIYHFLESDILTLKMKYIRYNHDLLKKVFYIGNSGFLNQFLNGAYVYVLNIQLAKYGGDIALAGMGILSLLRTCINTGYMGLNQGRQPLLSYNWGAKNYERVKKIFYSSITLTAIISIFLLFAVIVNAHTVVNFFVKNDLELTEYTIRGTYIHLGLMISTAIYLSCTNYFQAVGKGMITTRFIILRLAVLSIPLTYILPIFWGADGVLMSFPAADTICCIGAAYVMWKELKLLTKKAEKQKRYN, encoded by the coding sequence ATGACACATCAGGAAAAAGAATTCAGAGATGGAAATATATTATCTCTGCTCATTCGTTTTTCTATACCTGCAACTTTTGCTATACTTATAGGAATAATATACAATGTGACAGACAGATATTATATAGGTCAAGCTGTAGGAAGAAATGGAATTTCTGCTCTTGCTGTTACTTTTCCTATATTACTCGTCCTGAGTGCCACAGGAGTTCTCTTTAGTATAGGTGGATGTGCCCTTGCTGGTATAAAAATGGGAGAAGAGAAGATTGAAGACGCAAGAAAAGTTCTTGGTACATGCTTCTTTGCATTAATTACTATTGGAGCAGTATATACTATATTTGGCATGCTTTTTCTTGAAGAAATAGTTTCTTTTATGGGAGCTACAGAAAATAGTTTTGCCTATGCTGTTGAATATAATAAATACCTGTTTCCAGTTACTATATTCCAATTGATTTATATCACTTACTGTTCATTTGTAAGATTGGAAGGAAGACCTATGGAATCTATGATTATCAATCTTGCCAGTGCCATAGTTAATATAGTTCTGGATTATATCCTTATTATGAGATATGGTATGGGAATGAAGGGAGCTGCGATAGCTACTGCCATTGCTAATGTTGTTCCTGGAATTATCCTCATATATCATTTCCTGGAAAGTGACATACTTACTTTAAAAATGAAATATATAAGATATAATCATGACCTTCTGAAAAAAGTTTTCTACATAGGAAATTCAGGATTTCTTAATCAATTCCTAAATGGAGCTTATGTATATGTATTGAATATACAGCTTGCAAAGTATGGTGGAGATATTGCACTAGCTGGAATGGGAATACTTTCATTGCTGAGAACTTGTATAAACACTGGATATATGGGATTAAATCAAGGAAGACAACCTCTTCTCTCATATAACTGGGGAGCCAAAAACTATGAAAGGGTGAAAAAGATATTCTATTCATCAATAACACTAACTGCAATAATTTCAATTTTCCTTTTATTTGCAGTAATAGTAAATGCCCATACTGTTGTCAATTTCTTTGTAAAAAATGATCTTGAGCTTACAGAGTATACTATAAGAGGAACATATATACATCTTGGCTTGATGATAAGTACTGCAATCTATCTTTCATGTACAAATTATTTTCAGGCTGTGGGAAAAGGTATGATAACTACAAGATTCATCATATTGAGATTAGCTGTTTTATCTATTCCTCTTACTTATATTCTCCCTATCTTCTGGGGAGCAGATGGAGTATTGATGAGTTTTCCAGCAGCAGATACTATCTGCTGCATAGGAGCAGCTTATGTTATGTGGAAAGAACTAAAACTTCTAACTAAAAAAGCTGAAAAGCAAAAGCGTTATAATTAG
- a CDS encoding HU family DNA-binding protein: MDKRKFVKLYKELCKEDITLETATKNIEVFLRILEKALLIDGQVKLMEKGVFEIVEKKPKKIANPQTKEIIEIYPKKNIRLRVSKHVNIN, from the coding sequence ATGGATAAAAGAAAGTTTGTAAAACTTTATAAGGAACTCTGTAAAGAGGATATTACTTTGGAAACTGCAACAAAAAATATTGAGGTTTTTTTAAGAATATTAGAAAAAGCCTTATTAATAGATGGACAGGTTAAACTGATGGAAAAAGGAGTATTTGAAATAGTAGAAAAGAAACCTAAAAAAATAGCAAATCCTCAAACAAAAGAAATAATAGAAATTTATCCTAAAAAAAATATAAGATTGAGAGTTTCTAAGCATGTAAATATTAATTAA
- a CDS encoding HU family DNA-binding protein, with amino-acid sequence MKEKNFIKLYKKEKNLKNYEEAKREIDFFWSVLIEALKQDGKVMFKDWGKFEVKEVKSRKVKTPAKEGIFYTLPKKVMAFKCGNALRARINNEGGNNG; translated from the coding sequence ATGAAAGAGAAAAATTTCATTAAACTATATAAAAAGGAAAAAAATTTAAAAAATTATGAAGAGGCAAAAAGAGAAATAGATTTTTTTTGGTCTGTGCTGATAGAAGCTTTAAAACAGGATGGAAAAGTTATGTTTAAAGATTGGGGTAAGTTTGAAGTAAAAGAAGTAAAATCAAGAAAGGTTAAAACTCCAGCTAAAGAGGGAATATTTTATACATTACCTAAAAAAGTTATGGCTTTTAAATGTGGAAACGCTCTGAGAGCGAGAATAAACAATGAAGGAGGAAATAATGGATAA
- a CDS encoding ATP-binding protein, with protein sequence MIRKIIKIDEEKCNGCGICVSACHEGAIGMVNGKAKLMRDDYCDGLGDCLPGCPVNAISFEEREAAEYDEAAVKANMAAKKAEPAPSVHFGCPGMHSKTIERKTEKHESHEIRESREIESQLNQWPVQIKLVPINAAYFNNANLLIAADCTAYAYGDFHNKFIKNRITLIGCPKLDEGDYADKLTAILENNDIKSLTVVRMQVPCCGGIVNAVKKALLQSGKLIPWNIVTISTNGEIIED encoded by the coding sequence ATGATAAGAAAAATAATAAAAATTGATGAGGAAAAATGCAATGGATGTGGAATATGTGTTTCAGCTTGCCACGAAGGGGCAATTGGAATGGTAAATGGGAAAGCTAAACTGATGAGAGATGACTATTGTGATGGTTTGGGAGATTGTCTTCCAGGGTGTCCAGTAAATGCAATTAGCTTTGAAGAAAGAGAAGCAGCTGAATATGATGAAGCAGCAGTAAAAGCTAATATGGCTGCTAAAAAAGCTGAGCCAGCTCCTTCTGTTCACTTTGGATGTCCAGGAATGCACTCTAAAACTATTGAGAGAAAAACTGAAAAACATGAATCTCATGAAATTAGAGAATCAAGGGAAATTGAATCTCAATTGAATCAATGGCCAGTACAGATAAAGCTTGTTCCAATAAATGCAGCATATTTTAATAATGCTAACTTATTGATAGCTGCAGATTGTACAGCATATGCTTATGGAGATTTCCATAATAAGTTTATAAAAAATAGAATAACTTTGATAGGGTGCCCTAAATTAGATGAAGGGGACTATGCAGATAAATTAACTGCAATTCTTGAGAATAATGATATAAAATCACTTACTGTGGTGCGTATGCAGGTTCCATGTTGTGGTGGAATAGTAAATGCAGTAAAGAAAGCATTGCTTCAAAGTGGTAAACTGATACCTTGGAATATTGTAACAATATCTACAAATGGAGAAATAATAGAAGATTAA